One segment of Calliopsis andreniformis isolate RMS-2024a chromosome 1, iyCalAndr_principal, whole genome shotgun sequence DNA contains the following:
- the LOC143178904 gene encoding DNA polymerase beta, with product MGKRKASDIAGNPNQDLCDFLMELANYERNVSKNIYKYNAYRKAAGTLSSLPERVKSGDEAKKLQGIGEKIAKKIDEFLSTGKLQKLEDINKDESNIAINLLTRVSGIGPAKAKELVDAGIKTLQNLKKHQDKLNHHQKIGLKYFEDFEKRIPREEIELIEKIMKEAIADLDKEYIVTICGSYRRGKEDSGDIDVLLTHPTYTSKEKESKKKTAALKKVVDCLEKKQLIVDTISLGPTKFMGVCQVPNEKSKPFRRLDIRLIPHDQYYCGVLYFTGSDLFNKNMRVHALEKNYTLNEYTLKPLTPEGIPGEAEKIMSEEDIFRILDLPYKEPKDRNV from the exons ATGGGAAAACGAAAGGCTAGTGATATTGCAGGAAATCCAAATCAAGATTTATGCGACTTTTTAATgg AGTTGGCAAATTACGAACGAAATGTCagtaaaaatatttacaaatacaATGCTTACCGTAAAGCTGCTGGCACATTGAGCAGTTTGCCAGAAAGAGTAAAAAGTGGAGATGAAGCAAAAAAGTTGCAAGGAATTGGtgaaaaaattgcaaaaaagattgaTGAATTTTTGAGTACTGGGAAGTTACAGAAATTGGAAGAT ATTAATAAGGATGAAAGCAATATTGCAATTAATTTGTTAACACGTGTATCTGGTATTGGACCTGCAAAAGCAAAAGAATTGGTGGATGCTGGTATCAAAACTTTACAGAATTTGAAGAAACATCAGGATAAGCTGAACCATCATCAGAAGATTGGTCTCAA ATATTTTGAAGATTTTGAGAAACGAATTCCAAGAGAAGAAATTGAACTGATTGAGAAGATCATGAAGGAAGCTATTGCAGATTTGGATAAAGAATATATTGTAACAATCTGTGGAAGCTACAGACGTGGTAAAGAAGACAGTGGAGATATTGATGTTTTGTTAACACATCCAACTTATACTTCCAAAGAAAAGGAATCAAAGAAAAAAACAGCAGCCTTAAAAAAAGTCGTGGACTGCTTGGAGAAGAAACAATTAATTGTTGATACAATATCTCTTGGACCAACGAAATTTATG GGTGTTTGCCAAGTTCCAAATGAGAAAAGTAAACCATTCAGAAGGCTTGATATTAGATTGATACCTCACGATCAGTATTATTGTGGTGTACTTTATTTCACTGGAAGTGatctattcaataaaaatatgagAGTACATGCTTTGGAAAAGAATTACACTTTAAATGAATATACATTAAAGCCCCTTACACCTGAAG gaATACCAGGAGAAGCAGAAAAAATTATGTCTGAAGAAGATATTTTCCGAATTTTGGATTTACCATACAAGGAACCAAAGGACAGAAATGTGTAA
- the LOC143178885 gene encoding heparan-alpha-glucosaminide N-acetyltransferase isoform X1 — MSGADLNPCVNPNVSLGIDEACFSIVNLYHIPAIFYSIAWEAYWGEGPETAILPPQSNKSIVVSTQYPLHIWYKVDEYDGDVPVGIKCHTTYTFKEHGSYGWNISAEHVCSDIYVLREPTETYLPIFAAFMIYILVAILWTTSKVIIRVIRGKLSPDNIHDDLDMLQEAESTTHAVIRTTKTSTRIRSVDTFRGICVLLMIFVNTGGGKYVIFNHSAWFGLTVADLVLPWFAWIMGVTITISKRAELRVITSRVKITLYSLRRAIILILLGLMVNSIHDNSLSTLRFPGVLQLLAVSYFVCSALETLFMKPHSQDTLLQFGRFAMFRDILDSWPQWLIMASIVAIHTLITFLLPVPGCPRGYLGPGGKYDHRGKYENCTAGAAGYIDRLIFGNHTYSKTESPIYGTILRYDPEGLMNTLSAILIVYLGVHAGKILLQYYQCNSRTIRWVLWAVLTGIIAGILCDFTTQDGIIPVSKRMMTLSYVLCCSSLAFLLFAILYLFIDYKQIWSGAPFIYAGTNSIFLYVGHILTKHLFPWAWEVAHPTHTSVLAMNLWSTTLWAIIGYLLYQKDIVITV; from the exons ATGTCGGGTGCAGATCTCAATCCTTGTGTTAATCCAAATGTTTCACTTGGAATAGATGAAGCATGCTTCAGTATCGTAAATTTGTatcatattcctgctatattttATTCAATAGCATGGGAAGCTTATTgg GGTGAAGGACCAGAAACAGCTATCTTGCCTCCACAAAGTAACAAAAGCATAGTGGTAAGCACACAATATCCATTACATATATGGTACAAAGTTGATGAATATGATGGAGATGTACCTGTAGGAATAAAGTGTCA caCAACATATACTTTTAAGGAACATGGTAGTTATGGCTGGAATATATCAGCTGAACATGTGTGTTCTGATATATATGTATTACGTGAGCCAACAGAAACCTATCTTC CAATCTTTGCAGCATTTATGATATATATACTAGTAGCAATTTTATGGACAACATCAAAGGTCATTATAAGAGTGATAAGAGGAAAATTATCACCAGATAATATTCATGAT GATTTGGATATGCTCCAGGAAGCAGAAAGCACGACACATGCTGTGATTAGAACTACAAAAACGAGCACTAGAATACGATCAGTGGATACATTTAGAGG AATTTGTGTACTATTGATGATATTTGTCAACACTGGTGGTGGAAAATATGTTATATTTAATCATAGTGCTTGGTTTGGACTCACAGTAGCAGATTTGGTACTTCCTTG GTTTGCATGGATCATGGGTGTAACAATAACGATATCAAAACGTGCGGAACTTCGAGTAATAACTTCACGTGTGAAAATAACTTTATATTCTCTACGACGAGCAATAATACTAATTCTCCTTGGATTAATGGTGAATTCTATTCACGACAACTCTTTAAGCACACTCCGTTTCCCAGGTGTTCTTCAACTATTGGCTGTTTCCTATTTTGTATGCTCTGCGCTGGAAACACTTTTCATGAAACCTCATTCTCAG GATACGTTACTCCAGTTTGGCCGCTTCGCAATGTTTCGAGATATCTTGGATAGTTGGCCCCAATGGTTAATTATGGCGAGCATTGTAGCTATACACACTTTGATCACTTTTCTTTTACCTGTACCTGGCTGCCCAAGGGGTTATTTAGGACCTGGTGGAAAATATGATCATCGTGGAAAGTATGAGAATTGCACTGCAGGCGCAGCTGGTTACATAGATAGATTGATCTTCGGAAATCATACGTATTCTAAAACTGAAAGTCCTATTTATGGTACCATTTTGCGTTACGATCCAGAAG GGCTTATGAATACCTTATCTGCAATATTAATTGTTTACTTGGGAGTCCATGCTGGCAAGATTCTATTACAGTACTATCAATGTAATTCTAGAACTATCAGATGGGTATTGTGGGCAGTTCTTACC GGCATTATTGCTGGAATTTTATGTGATTTTACAACACAGGACGGAATAATTCCTGTTAGTAAGAGAATGATGACCCTATCGTATGTCTTGTGTTGCTCCAGTCTTGCTTTTTTGTTGTTTGCAATTTTATACCTTTTTATTGATTATAAACAAATATGGAGTGGAGCACCATTCATTTATGCTG GAACAAACTCAATTTTTCTTTATGTGGGACATATCCTAACAAAACACTTATTCCCATGGGCATGGGAAGTTGCTCACCCCACGCACACATCTGTTCTCGCTATGAATTTGTGGTCAACAACATTGTGGGCGATAATCGGATACTTACTTTATCAAAAGGACATTGTTATAACTGTGTGA
- the LOC143178885 gene encoding heparan-alpha-glucosaminide N-acetyltransferase isoform X2 — protein MSGADLNPCVNPNVSLGIDEACFSIVNLYHIPAIFYSIAWEAYWGEGPETAILPPQSNKSIVVSTQYPLHIWYKVDEYDGDVPVGIKCHTTYTFKEHGSYGWNISAEHVCSDIYVLREPTETYLPIFAAFMIYILVAILWTTSKVIIRVIRGKLSPDNIHDDLDMLQEAESTTHAVIRTTKTSTRIRSVDTFRGICVLLMIFVNTGGGKYVIFNHSAWFGLTVADLVLPWFAWIMGVTITISKRAELRVITSRVKITLYSLRRAIILILLGLMVNSIHDNSLSTLRFPGVLQLLAVSYFVCSALETLFMKPHSQFGRFAMFRDILDSWPQWLIMASIVAIHTLITFLLPVPGCPRGYLGPGGKYDHRGKYENCTAGAAGYIDRLIFGNHTYSKTESPIYGTILRYDPEGLMNTLSAILIVYLGVHAGKILLQYYQCNSRTIRWVLWAVLTGIIAGILCDFTTQDGIIPVSKRMMTLSYVLCCSSLAFLLFAILYLFIDYKQIWSGAPFIYAGTNSIFLYVGHILTKHLFPWAWEVAHPTHTSVLAMNLWSTTLWAIIGYLLYQKDIVITV, from the exons ATGTCGGGTGCAGATCTCAATCCTTGTGTTAATCCAAATGTTTCACTTGGAATAGATGAAGCATGCTTCAGTATCGTAAATTTGTatcatattcctgctatattttATTCAATAGCATGGGAAGCTTATTgg GGTGAAGGACCAGAAACAGCTATCTTGCCTCCACAAAGTAACAAAAGCATAGTGGTAAGCACACAATATCCATTACATATATGGTACAAAGTTGATGAATATGATGGAGATGTACCTGTAGGAATAAAGTGTCA caCAACATATACTTTTAAGGAACATGGTAGTTATGGCTGGAATATATCAGCTGAACATGTGTGTTCTGATATATATGTATTACGTGAGCCAACAGAAACCTATCTTC CAATCTTTGCAGCATTTATGATATATATACTAGTAGCAATTTTATGGACAACATCAAAGGTCATTATAAGAGTGATAAGAGGAAAATTATCACCAGATAATATTCATGAT GATTTGGATATGCTCCAGGAAGCAGAAAGCACGACACATGCTGTGATTAGAACTACAAAAACGAGCACTAGAATACGATCAGTGGATACATTTAGAGG AATTTGTGTACTATTGATGATATTTGTCAACACTGGTGGTGGAAAATATGTTATATTTAATCATAGTGCTTGGTTTGGACTCACAGTAGCAGATTTGGTACTTCCTTG GTTTGCATGGATCATGGGTGTAACAATAACGATATCAAAACGTGCGGAACTTCGAGTAATAACTTCACGTGTGAAAATAACTTTATATTCTCTACGACGAGCAATAATACTAATTCTCCTTGGATTAATGGTGAATTCTATTCACGACAACTCTTTAAGCACACTCCGTTTCCCAGGTGTTCTTCAACTATTGGCTGTTTCCTATTTTGTATGCTCTGCGCTGGAAACACTTTTCATGAAACCTCATTCTCAG TTTGGCCGCTTCGCAATGTTTCGAGATATCTTGGATAGTTGGCCCCAATGGTTAATTATGGCGAGCATTGTAGCTATACACACTTTGATCACTTTTCTTTTACCTGTACCTGGCTGCCCAAGGGGTTATTTAGGACCTGGTGGAAAATATGATCATCGTGGAAAGTATGAGAATTGCACTGCAGGCGCAGCTGGTTACATAGATAGATTGATCTTCGGAAATCATACGTATTCTAAAACTGAAAGTCCTATTTATGGTACCATTTTGCGTTACGATCCAGAAG GGCTTATGAATACCTTATCTGCAATATTAATTGTTTACTTGGGAGTCCATGCTGGCAAGATTCTATTACAGTACTATCAATGTAATTCTAGAACTATCAGATGGGTATTGTGGGCAGTTCTTACC GGCATTATTGCTGGAATTTTATGTGATTTTACAACACAGGACGGAATAATTCCTGTTAGTAAGAGAATGATGACCCTATCGTATGTCTTGTGTTGCTCCAGTCTTGCTTTTTTGTTGTTTGCAATTTTATACCTTTTTATTGATTATAAACAAATATGGAGTGGAGCACCATTCATTTATGCTG GAACAAACTCAATTTTTCTTTATGTGGGACATATCCTAACAAAACACTTATTCCCATGGGCATGGGAAGTTGCTCACCCCACGCACACATCTGTTCTCGCTATGAATTTGTGGTCAACAACATTGTGGGCGATAATCGGATACTTACTTTATCAAAAGGACATTGTTATAACTGTGTGA
- the LOC143183190 gene encoding caspase-1 has translation MTDTVVTHPIAYDDEEWERNFIVPTQPDSHAVKLPVRKDDTCYKMDHKERGKCVIFNHDEFDPGVAHPRKGSKADVEAIHRTFKKLNFTVEEHRNCSYWEIQNIIRELAKDDHVDRDCICIFMLTHGTDKGYIYAKDDSYSLTEIWKPFTADKCSSLAGKPKLFFFQACRGNQLDSGITAFTAQSFRMSETDSTDSPFYKIPTHADFLLAYSTMEGFFSWRDTEEGTWYIQCLCDVIERNWRKYDLSKMLTITARIIANDYSSSHENPVKNNQKQMPSLTSTLTRDVIFLPKNNY, from the exons ATGACTGATACCGTTGTTACACATCCGATAGCGTACGATGACGAAGAATGGGAAAGAAATTT TATCGTACCAACACAACCAGACTCACACGCCGTCAAGTTACCAGTCCGCAAGGATGATacttgttataagatggatcACAAAGAACGTGGGAAGTGTGTGATATTCAATCATGATGAATTTGATCCAGGCGTTGCTCATCCTAGGAAAGGATCCAAAGCAGATGTAGAGGCGATTCATAGGACTTTTAAGAAGCTGAATTTCACTGTGGAGGAACATCGGAATTGTTCTTACTGGGAAATCCAAAATATTATAAGAGAAT TGGCCAAAGATGACCATGTTGACAGAGACTGTATCTGCATTTTTATGTTAACCCACGGTACAGACAAAGGATACATATACGCAAAGGACGATTCTTATTCATTGACTGAAATTTGGAAACCGTTTACTGCTGATAAATGTAGCTCTCTCGCTGGCAAACCAAAGCTATTCTTCTTTCAA GCTTGCAGAGGTAATCAGTTAGACAGTGGAATCACAGCGTTCACGGCACAGTCTTTCAGAATGTCGGAAACAGATTCAACAGATAGTCCGTTTTACAAAATTCCCACGCATGCAGATTTTCTGCTTGCCTACAGTACTATGGAAG gttTCTTTTCATGGCGAGACACAGAAGAAGGCACATGGTATATTCAGTGCCTATGCGACGTCATAGAGCGAAATTGGAGAAAATACGACCTGTCGAAGATGCTGACGATAACAGCACGCATCATTGCCAATGACTACTCTTCCAGTCACGAGAATCCAGTCAAAAACAATCAGAAGCAGATGCCTTCTTTGACTTCAACGCTAACTAGAGATGTGATCTTTTTACCCAAGAATAATTACTAA